One genomic segment of Syngnathus acus chromosome 1, fSynAcu1.2, whole genome shotgun sequence includes these proteins:
- the wipf2a gene encoding WAS/WASL-interacting protein family member 2 yields the protein MPIPPPPPPGPPPPPTFHQANTSPPKLSSSETKGRGALLSDIHKGARLKKVGVVNDRSGPIIEKSGGGGGGGGGGPMGMGGLFQGGLPKLRPAGDGSSGGSVGRSALRPPGSRPSAPRPPSGRSSSPSPPEQQRSHRPSLPDITRPPNTGGGSSGGGMKHSTSAPPPPPPFNRGGRSNAPPAPNLKVSASSAQKPLPPTPNRGPAPSNVLKNALSSSRPPTGGSSAPPPPPPYRMHTPLSNGPAQTDGGGAPELPQRHNSLSKKHTVQGRNHAPPPPPSLSASPQVSRPPPPAREPPGRRAAPQAPLSNARNGNRDAPPPPPPYRGHSSTPTESAGRGPKPPPPSSLPSRTPAGAPPPPPPIRNGHSTSSTPSKFIMDDFESKFNFHPMEDLPPPEEYRHFNKVYPSKSGKGILRGAPPAPPVGR from the exons ATGCCTATTCCCCCTCCGCCCCCTCCGGGacccccgcctccccccaCCTTCCATCAG GCCAACACCTCTCCTCCCAAGCTGAGCTCGTCCGAAACTAAAGGCAGAGGGGCCCTGCTGTCGGACATCCACAAGGGGGCCAGGCTGAAGAAAGTGGGCGTGGTCAACGACCGCAGCGGCCCCATCATCGAGA aatctggtggaggaggaggaggaggaggaggaggtccaATGGGGATGGGGGGCCTCTTCCAAGGAGGCTTGCCAAAGCTGCGACCAGCTGgag ACGGTTCAagcggcggctcggtgggcAGGTCCGCCCTGAGACCGCCGGGGTCACGGCCCTCGGCGCCCCGCCCTCCATCGGGCCGCTCGTCATCGCCGTCACCGCCGGAGCAGCAGCGCTCTCACCGGCCTTCTCTGCCCGACATCACCCGCCCCCCCAACACTGGCGGAGGCTCTTCAGGCGGCGGCATGAAGCACAGCACATCGGCCCCGCCACCTCCGCCCCCCTTCAACCGGGGTGGCCGCAGCAACGCCCCGCCCGCGCCCAACCTGAAAGTGTCGGCGTCCTCGGCCCAGAAGCCCTTGCCGCCCACGCCCAACCGAGGTCCCGCTCCTTCCAACGTGCTCAAAAACGCCCTGTCTTCCAGCCGGCCCCCCACCGGCGGCTCCTCCGCGCCGCCACCACCGCCGCCCTACAGGATGCACACGCCGCTCTCCAACGGGCCGGCCCAGACGGAcgggggcggcgccccggagCTGCCGCAGAGGCACAACTCTCTGAGCAAGAAGCACACGGTGCAGGGGCGAAACCACGCCCCGCCCCCGCCGCCATCCTTGTCAGCTTCCCCGCAGGTCAGCCGACCTCCGCCCCCCGCCAGGGAGCCGCCGGGGCGCAGAGCAG CCCCTCAGGCGCCCCTTTCCAACGCCCGCAACGGCAACCGCGACGCCCCTCCGCCGCCCCCGCCGTACCGCGGCCACAGCTCAACCCCGACGGAGTCGGCGGGCCGGGGGCCCAAACCTCCGCCCCCGTCCTCCTTGCCCTCCCGCACCCCCGCCGGAGCcccaccgccgccaccgcccaTTCGCAACGGACACTCTACCAGCTCTACCCCCTCCAAGTTCATCATGG ACGATTTTGAATCCAAGTTCAACTTCCACCCCATGGAGGACCTTCCACCTCCGGAGGAGTATCGCCATTTCAACAAGGTCTACCCCAGTAAGAGTGGCAAGG GCATTTTGCGAGGAGCCCCCCCTGCTCCACCAGTGGGAAGGTGA
- the mrpl21 gene encoding 39S ribosomal protein L21, mitochondrial — MWRTSLVDALPAKMALMMATLRRTWRVLKSASSVLPPDAARSQSSVSSHLVPVTSLSRPPWPETKLVPEEEQRRQHAVLTSTVNRLIEQDDFGRLFAVVHFAGRQWKVTDEDLILLESHVEAECGDRLFLEKVLLVGARDFTLVGRPLLAKELVRVEATVLEKTQSWPKVHMRFWKRHRFQRKRIIVQPQTVLRINRVRLAPALT, encoded by the exons ATGTGGAGAACATCTCTGGTCGACGCACTTCCGGCAAAAATGGCGCTGATGATGGCGACCTTACGGAGGACATGGCGCGTGTTAAAATCAGCATCCTCCGTCCTTCCCCCTGACGCTGCCCGCTCACAGAGCTCCGTTAGTAGCCACTTAGTTCCCGTGACCTCGTTGTCCAGACCTCCATGGCCGGAGACGAAGCTGGTGCCcgaggaggagcagcggcggcagcacGCTGTCCTGACGAGCACCGTCAACCGGCTGATCGAACAAGACGACTTCGGCCGCCTCTTCGCCGTCGTGCACTTCGCCGGCCGTCAGTGGAAG GTGACGGACGAGGACCTGATCCTACTGGAGAGCCACGTGGAGGCGGAGTGCGGCGATCGATTGTTTCTGGAAAAGGTGCTGCTGGTGGGGGCGCGTGACTTCACACTGGTGGGTCGGCCGCTGCTGGCCAAGGAGCTGGTACGCGTGGAGGCCACCGTGCTGGAGAAGACGCAGTCGTGGCCCAAAGTGCACATGCGCTTCTGGAAGCGCCACCGCTTCCAGCGCAAGAGAATCATCGTGCAACCCCAGACCGTGCTCAGGATCAACCGCGTGAGGCTGGCCCCGGCGCTCACGTGA
- the c1h6orf120 gene encoding UPF0669 protein C6orf120 homolog: MTPSRVAAAAAAIVIFLLLRCPPCRPEDVAAGVPDEWVLLHVVRGQVGAGNYSYLRLNHDGAIILHMLSVTGDADLYVSDSTLRPSFDAYKLQSVTCGRDAVVVPAEFARPVGVAIYGHPSHQRSDFEMRVYRDPAAPMDPFATGSTAEDSHKTEADDVDGPDFDEDSMFWTNLIRLLEIILEILF, translated from the coding sequence ATGACACCTTCCCGCgtcgctgctgccgccgccgccatcgtTATCTTCCTGCTGCTACGCTGCCCGCCGTGCAGGCCGGAGGATGTGGCGGCTGGTGTCCCCGACGAATGGGTCCTGCTGCACGTGGTGCGGGGCCAGGTGGGCGCGGGCAACTACAGCTACCTGCGGCTCAACCACGACGGCGCCATCATCCTGCATATGCTGAGCGTGACGGGCGACGCCGACCTATATGTATCGGACTCCACGCTGAGGCCCAGCTTCGACGCCTACAAGCTGCAGTCGGTCACCTGCGGCCGCGACGCCGTGGTCGTACCTGCTGAATTCGCCCGGCCGGTGGGGGTCGCCATCTACGGGCACCCGTCGCACCAACGCAGCGACTTTGAGATGAGGGTCTACCGCGATCCCGCCGCCCCGATGGACCCCTTCGCCACAGGCTCCACAGCTGAGGACTCCCACAAAACGGAGGCGGACGATGTCGACGGCCCGGACTTTGACGAGGACTCCATGTTCTGGACCAATCTCATCAGACTTTTGGAAATCATTCTGGAAATCCTCTTTTAA